The Temnothorax longispinosus isolate EJ_2023e chromosome 12, Tlon_JGU_v1, whole genome shotgun sequence genome includes a window with the following:
- the LOC139823017 gene encoding SUN domain-containing ossification factor isoform X2 yields MVKSTVKNSNGGCTLHWTVNPAGQHRHLLQAAAFYLAVLAVFWCIPACIYHRISETGQAVVLTLVDTAAAGLQNLAEPKLDHELPSRSSVKNSSLDGNQARQSEHLKESVPTTQIPSPPIVDETTERPNDTDVLGDGEEALLLKKITAEEPPEVVVIVRAEQKINTDELELRVEEEETGQAQVPEELSSKIDDTFTTAPELNDTAARARLVGDTRDETAAVILNGLVTSGPTEPHEDIPSFSEWAQKRLEEAEKKKTHPNASVQTPGGPGRGVSGMKIRNKNYASPDCGAKIVAANPEASSAKNVLVSTRDEYMLNACTSRVWFVVELCEAIQAKKIELANFELFSSSPKDFSVYVSDRFPTKDWSPVGQFTAKDVKDVQSFALHPHFFGKFIKVELLSHYGSEHFCPVSLFRAYGTSEFEVLETETENETSEEKNTDEDDEDSDEEELLDSGDSPSNLFGSARDAVLNVVKKAAAILVKSSGLTGNNITQIQQSIDHGNILDNSYASCTTPRYTILCGNCTDQKFASVFQLVSCKNRQLDDLLKIDLVNRTLRRGKLCDLHGVEIESFWRGREEDKTKDDDTTHFNLAEDFQATFLTSFFKPEYIVALCNVLATKERKVVMNTSYEIPVNKSKDAASEDILSTKDINNNVEVTFHRQTSSTVDPCILDSSSSACKSAASFKEVRQPPLAQDVSKESENISIATIETSASFPESLASQIKPTKTLSKEDLKKDSSAPILEPSKEFTEETLQSQVLTTIPPPSNPTPTLKIAEELPVLGTPTETLPISSIPLVNVDSQESSEALAPNTESAETVAQVKTDKSENGEQDGRQAKELSEQEARLSSQDHLSLDSLLSDLKDLEVDTANIQNGASSSSPTTQPTANIVPQKESVFLRLSNRIKILERNMSLSGQYLEELSRRYKKQVEEMQRSLERAVAAMGEESRKGEERDAKRTEEIAALREEIVILSKSVETLLYDRDSWRSRISAIVQHALLICLEIVVIILILSYCRRREDFEEEKLETDMRKDTMRRKSAENFSSHAAAKKTKNRRPSEIASHISGTYDELMIDDRPYETKKERKKKRKKETIASGTRAIVNPDARQEAVRYKSVLNVIPGGTTLPSRRAIDSSIDSPHSKESQDVAGKRPESAPEAAVSWFDDQIERIERIVQPASEDKAYTTESRASSELGRQIDELGEPNTSSVTVDRFFKRSSSYLNTAERKIEPSKNGSFRASSILKGARLSSPGFMKTALGARSKRKLSTNSIEKWEWSQDSEHSNDRSSQSSPTDFKTLSQIVSDRANGSANGLIEESDESSSVTPMSTKKEKRSTLKKMVRKIF; encoded by the exons ATGGTCAAGAGCACCGTCAAGAACAGCAACGGCGGATGTACTCTGCATTGGACTGTTAATCCCGCCGGGCAACACAGACATCTTCTTCAGGCGGCCGCCTTTTACCTGGCTGTATTAGCGGTCTTTTGGTGCATTCCCGCATGCATCTATCATCG GATCTCCGAGACCGGCCAGGCGGTGGTGTTGACTCTGGTGGACACCGCAGCGGCTGGATTGCAGAATTTAGCCGAGCCGAAACTCGATCACGAGCTCCCTTCGCGATCATCCGTCAAGAATTCTTCGCTGGACGGCAATCAGGCCAGACAATCCGAGCACCTGAAGGAGAGTGTGCCGACGACGCAGATCCCGTCGCCGCCGATCGTTGACGAGACGACGGAGCGGCCGAATGACACCGATGTCCTCGGGGATGGCGAGGAGGCGCTTCTGCTGAAGAAGATTACTGCTGAGGAGCCGCCGGAAGTTGTAGTGATCGTCAGAGCGGAGCAGAAAATCAACACGGACGAATTGGAGCTAAGAGTCGAGGAGGAGGAGACTGGTCAGGCTCAGGTACCCGAGGAATTGTCGTCGAAGATCGATGACACGTTCACCACGGCACCAGAATTGAACGACACGGCGGCTAGAGCACGATTGGTCGGCGATACCAGGGACGAGACTGCAGCAGTGATCCTGAATGGACTCGTCACTTCAGGTCCTACTGAGCCGCACGAGGACATACCGTCCTTTAGCGAATGGGCACAGAAGCGTTTGGAGGAggctgaaaagaaaaaaa CTCATCCGAACGCTTCCGTGCAGACCCCGGGTGGTCCAGGACGAGGTGTAAGCGGCATGAAAATTCGTAATAAGAATTACGCTTCTCCCGACTGCGGCGCCAAGATTGTGGCAGCCAACCCCGAAGCGAGTAGCGCCAAGAACGTCTTGGTGTCCACGCGAGACGAATACATGCTGAACGCCTGCACGTCGCGCGTCTGGTTCGTCGTCGAGCTGTGCGAAGCGATACAAGCAAAAAAGATCGAGCTGGCGAATTTTGAGCTCTTCAGCTCGTCACCAAAAGACTTTTCCGTCTACGTGAGCGATCGCTTTCCTACCAAGGATTGGAGCCCAGTCGGTCAGTTCACCGCCAAGGACGTGAAAGACGTTCAGAGTTTTGCTCTACATCCTCACTTCTTCGGAAAGTTTATCAAAGTCGAACTCCTATCGCACTATGGTTCGGAACACTTTTGTCCTGTCTCGTTGTTTCGTGCTTACGGCACCAGCGAATTCGAAGTGCTAGAAACCGAGACGGAAAATGAGACTTCAGAAGAGAAGAATACCGATGAAGACGATGAAGATAGCGATGAGGAGGAGCTGTTAGATAGCGGTGATTCACCGAGTAATCTTTTCGGTAGTGCACGCGACGCCGTGCTAAATGTAGTAAAGAAAGCTGCGGCGATTCTGGTCAAGTCCAGCGGTCTCACCGGAAACAACATCACGCAGATCCAGCAAAGCATCGATCACGGTAACATATTGGATAATTCGTACGCAAGCTGCACGACGCCGAGATACACGATCCTCTGCGGCAACTGCACCGATCAGAAGTTCGCCAGTGTTTTCCAACTGGTCAGTTGCAAGAATCGACAGTTGGATGATTTGCTCAAGATCGATCTGGTGAACAGAACTTTGAGACGAGGAAAGCTGTGCGATCTTCATGGCGTGGAGATTGAGTCATTTTGGCGGGGACGAGAGGAAGACAAAACGAAGGACGATGACACGACGCACTTCAATTTGGCGGAGGATTTTCAggcaacttttttaacatcatTCTTCAAACCTGAATATATCGTGGCGTTGTGCAATGTTTTGGCAACGAAGGAACGCAAGGTGGTAATGAATACGAGTTATGAAATTCCCGTAAATAAATCTAAGGATGCTGCCAGTGAAGACATTCTATCCACTAAGGATATCAATAATAACGTCGAGGTCACTTTTCATCGTCAAACATCCTCCACTGTGGATCCATGTATTCTCGACTCGAGTTCTTCCGCTTGCAAGTCTGCCGCGTCCTTCAAAGAGGTCCGACAGCCTCCATTGGCTCAGGATGTCAGCAAAGAGAGCGAGAACATCAGCATCGCGACTATAGAGACTTCTGCCAGTTTTCCGGAGAGCTTGGCGTCGCAAATCAAGCCTACGAAGACACTCAGCAAAGAGGACTTGAAGAAAGACTCGTCCGCACCAATTTTAGAACCCAGTAAGGAATTCACAGAGGAGACGTTGCAATCGCAAGTGTTGACGACCATTCCACCGCCATCTAATCCGACACCGACGTTGAAAATCGCTGAAGAGTTGCCGGTTTTAGGGACTCCTACCGAGACATTACCAATAAGCAGCATTCCGCTAGTAAACGTCGACAGTCAAGAAAGTAGCGAGGCTCTTGCGCCTAATACAGAAAGTGCCGAGACTGTTGCGCAAGTTAAAACGGACAAGTCGGAAAATGGCGAACAAGACGGAAGACAGGCGAAAGAGCTGAGCGAGCAGGAGGCTCGATTGTCGTCTCAAGATCACCTCTCGTTGGATTCATTACTGTCCGATTTAAAAGATTTGGAGGTCGACACGGCTAATATACAGAATGGAGCGTCTAGCTCTTCGCCGACGACTCAGCCCACAGCAAATATCGTCCCTCAGAAAGAGTCTGTTTTTCTTCGATTGTCCAACAGGATCAAG attttagaACGAAACATGTCACTCAGCGGGCAATATTTGGAAGAGTTAAGCCGCCGCTACAAAAAACAAGTCGAAGAAATGCAGCGCTCATTGGAGCGCGCGGTGGCTGCTATGGGCGAGGAATCTCGAAAGGGCGAGGAGCGCGATGCGAAAAGAACGGAAGAGATCGCCGCTTTGAGGGAAGAAATCGTTATACTTTCCAAATCGGTCGAAACTCTCCTTTACGATCGGGACAGTTGGCGCAGTCGAATATCTGCGATCGTCCAGCATGCCTTGTTGATTTGTCTGGAAATTGTCGTCATTATCTTGATTCTTTCTTACTGTCGTCGAAGAGAAGATTTTGAAGAGGAAAAACTCGAAACGGACATGAGGAAGGACACCATGCGTCGAAAGAGCGCAGAGAACTTCAGTTCTCATGCCGCAGCGAAGAAAACGAAGAACCGGCGACCCAGCGAGATCGCGTCTCATATTAGTGGTACGTATGATGAGCTGATGATCGACGACCGACCCTATGAGACAAAAAAGGAGCGAAAGAAGAAGCGTAAGAAAGAAACAATTGCATCTGGTACTAGAGCAATAGTTAATCCTGATGCGAGACAAGAGGCGGTTCGTTACAAGAGTGTCTTGAACGTGATTCCTGGTGGTACAACGTTGCCGTCAAGAAGAGCCATAGATTCGTCCATAGATTCTCCACACTCCAAAGAGTCACAGGATGTGGCCGGCAAGAGGCCGGAATCCGCGCCCGAGGCCGCTGTCAGTTGGTTCGACGATCAAATAGAAAGAATAGAACGAATCGTGCAGCCTGCATCGGAAGATAAAGCCTACACAACGGAATCCAGAGCAAGTTCCGAACTCGGCCGTCAAATCGACGAACTCGGTGAGCCTAATACGTCGTCGGTAACTGTAGACAGGTTCTTCAAAAGATCAAGTTCGTATTTGAATACAGCTGAACGGAAGATCGAGCCATCAAAGAACGGCTCGTTCAGGGCTAGCAGTATTCTCAAGGGCGCGAGATTGAGCTCGCCGGGCTTTATGAAAACTGCCCTAGGTGCAAGAAGCAAAAGGAAACTCTCCACGAATTCCATCGAAAAATGGGAGTGGAGCCAAGATTCGGAGCATTCGAACGACAGGTCCTCGCAGTCCAGCCCCACGGACTTCAAGACGCTGTCGCAGATTGTCAGTGATCGTGCCAATGGTAGCGCAAATGGCTTGATCGAGGAGAGCGACGAGTCGAGTAGCGTTACCCCCATGTCGaccaagaaagaaaagagaagcaCTTTGAAGAAAATGGTGAGAAAGATTTTCTGA
- the LOC139823017 gene encoding SUN domain-containing ossification factor isoform X1: protein MRPRVLCVYWALLLISTVSSGLLFLIVASENAQTKDSFFNSEKNETYGAYSNATLNYEGHESFESSSILDAETGALKTNQNLYGQQEATVSASFETITNDDPEEKKNMDILAESLSQQPNLSQGISETGQAVVLTLVDTAAAGLQNLAEPKLDHELPSRSSVKNSSLDGNQARQSEHLKESVPTTQIPSPPIVDETTERPNDTDVLGDGEEALLLKKITAEEPPEVVVIVRAEQKINTDELELRVEEEETGQAQVPEELSSKIDDTFTTAPELNDTAARARLVGDTRDETAAVILNGLVTSGPTEPHEDIPSFSEWAQKRLEEAEKKKTHPNASVQTPGGPGRGVSGMKIRNKNYASPDCGAKIVAANPEASSAKNVLVSTRDEYMLNACTSRVWFVVELCEAIQAKKIELANFELFSSSPKDFSVYVSDRFPTKDWSPVGQFTAKDVKDVQSFALHPHFFGKFIKVELLSHYGSEHFCPVSLFRAYGTSEFEVLETETENETSEEKNTDEDDEDSDEEELLDSGDSPSNLFGSARDAVLNVVKKAAAILVKSSGLTGNNITQIQQSIDHGNILDNSYASCTTPRYTILCGNCTDQKFASVFQLVSCKNRQLDDLLKIDLVNRTLRRGKLCDLHGVEIESFWRGREEDKTKDDDTTHFNLAEDFQATFLTSFFKPEYIVALCNVLATKERKVVMNTSYEIPVNKSKDAASEDILSTKDINNNVEVTFHRQTSSTVDPCILDSSSSACKSAASFKEVRQPPLAQDVSKESENISIATIETSASFPESLASQIKPTKTLSKEDLKKDSSAPILEPSKEFTEETLQSQVLTTIPPPSNPTPTLKIAEELPVLGTPTETLPISSIPLVNVDSQESSEALAPNTESAETVAQVKTDKSENGEQDGRQAKELSEQEARLSSQDHLSLDSLLSDLKDLEVDTANIQNGASSSSPTTQPTANIVPQKESVFLRLSNRIKILERNMSLSGQYLEELSRRYKKQVEEMQRSLERAVAAMGEESRKGEERDAKRTEEIAALREEIVILSKSVETLLYDRDSWRSRISAIVQHALLICLEIVVIILILSYCRRREDFEEEKLETDMRKDTMRRKSAENFSSHAAAKKTKNRRPSEIASHISGTYDELMIDDRPYETKKERKKKRKKETIASGTRAIVNPDARQEAVRYKSVLNVIPGGTTLPSRRAIDSSIDSPHSKESQDVAGKRPESAPEAAVSWFDDQIERIERIVQPASEDKAYTTESRASSELGRQIDELGEPNTSSVTVDRFFKRSSSYLNTAERKIEPSKNGSFRASSILKGARLSSPGFMKTALGARSKRKLSTNSIEKWEWSQDSEHSNDRSSQSSPTDFKTLSQIVSDRANGSANGLIEESDESSSVTPMSTKKEKRSTLKKMVRKIF from the exons GATCTCCGAGACCGGCCAGGCGGTGGTGTTGACTCTGGTGGACACCGCAGCGGCTGGATTGCAGAATTTAGCCGAGCCGAAACTCGATCACGAGCTCCCTTCGCGATCATCCGTCAAGAATTCTTCGCTGGACGGCAATCAGGCCAGACAATCCGAGCACCTGAAGGAGAGTGTGCCGACGACGCAGATCCCGTCGCCGCCGATCGTTGACGAGACGACGGAGCGGCCGAATGACACCGATGTCCTCGGGGATGGCGAGGAGGCGCTTCTGCTGAAGAAGATTACTGCTGAGGAGCCGCCGGAAGTTGTAGTGATCGTCAGAGCGGAGCAGAAAATCAACACGGACGAATTGGAGCTAAGAGTCGAGGAGGAGGAGACTGGTCAGGCTCAGGTACCCGAGGAATTGTCGTCGAAGATCGATGACACGTTCACCACGGCACCAGAATTGAACGACACGGCGGCTAGAGCACGATTGGTCGGCGATACCAGGGACGAGACTGCAGCAGTGATCCTGAATGGACTCGTCACTTCAGGTCCTACTGAGCCGCACGAGGACATACCGTCCTTTAGCGAATGGGCACAGAAGCGTTTGGAGGAggctgaaaagaaaaaaa CTCATCCGAACGCTTCCGTGCAGACCCCGGGTGGTCCAGGACGAGGTGTAAGCGGCATGAAAATTCGTAATAAGAATTACGCTTCTCCCGACTGCGGCGCCAAGATTGTGGCAGCCAACCCCGAAGCGAGTAGCGCCAAGAACGTCTTGGTGTCCACGCGAGACGAATACATGCTGAACGCCTGCACGTCGCGCGTCTGGTTCGTCGTCGAGCTGTGCGAAGCGATACAAGCAAAAAAGATCGAGCTGGCGAATTTTGAGCTCTTCAGCTCGTCACCAAAAGACTTTTCCGTCTACGTGAGCGATCGCTTTCCTACCAAGGATTGGAGCCCAGTCGGTCAGTTCACCGCCAAGGACGTGAAAGACGTTCAGAGTTTTGCTCTACATCCTCACTTCTTCGGAAAGTTTATCAAAGTCGAACTCCTATCGCACTATGGTTCGGAACACTTTTGTCCTGTCTCGTTGTTTCGTGCTTACGGCACCAGCGAATTCGAAGTGCTAGAAACCGAGACGGAAAATGAGACTTCAGAAGAGAAGAATACCGATGAAGACGATGAAGATAGCGATGAGGAGGAGCTGTTAGATAGCGGTGATTCACCGAGTAATCTTTTCGGTAGTGCACGCGACGCCGTGCTAAATGTAGTAAAGAAAGCTGCGGCGATTCTGGTCAAGTCCAGCGGTCTCACCGGAAACAACATCACGCAGATCCAGCAAAGCATCGATCACGGTAACATATTGGATAATTCGTACGCAAGCTGCACGACGCCGAGATACACGATCCTCTGCGGCAACTGCACCGATCAGAAGTTCGCCAGTGTTTTCCAACTGGTCAGTTGCAAGAATCGACAGTTGGATGATTTGCTCAAGATCGATCTGGTGAACAGAACTTTGAGACGAGGAAAGCTGTGCGATCTTCATGGCGTGGAGATTGAGTCATTTTGGCGGGGACGAGAGGAAGACAAAACGAAGGACGATGACACGACGCACTTCAATTTGGCGGAGGATTTTCAggcaacttttttaacatcatTCTTCAAACCTGAATATATCGTGGCGTTGTGCAATGTTTTGGCAACGAAGGAACGCAAGGTGGTAATGAATACGAGTTATGAAATTCCCGTAAATAAATCTAAGGATGCTGCCAGTGAAGACATTCTATCCACTAAGGATATCAATAATAACGTCGAGGTCACTTTTCATCGTCAAACATCCTCCACTGTGGATCCATGTATTCTCGACTCGAGTTCTTCCGCTTGCAAGTCTGCCGCGTCCTTCAAAGAGGTCCGACAGCCTCCATTGGCTCAGGATGTCAGCAAAGAGAGCGAGAACATCAGCATCGCGACTATAGAGACTTCTGCCAGTTTTCCGGAGAGCTTGGCGTCGCAAATCAAGCCTACGAAGACACTCAGCAAAGAGGACTTGAAGAAAGACTCGTCCGCACCAATTTTAGAACCCAGTAAGGAATTCACAGAGGAGACGTTGCAATCGCAAGTGTTGACGACCATTCCACCGCCATCTAATCCGACACCGACGTTGAAAATCGCTGAAGAGTTGCCGGTTTTAGGGACTCCTACCGAGACATTACCAATAAGCAGCATTCCGCTAGTAAACGTCGACAGTCAAGAAAGTAGCGAGGCTCTTGCGCCTAATACAGAAAGTGCCGAGACTGTTGCGCAAGTTAAAACGGACAAGTCGGAAAATGGCGAACAAGACGGAAGACAGGCGAAAGAGCTGAGCGAGCAGGAGGCTCGATTGTCGTCTCAAGATCACCTCTCGTTGGATTCATTACTGTCCGATTTAAAAGATTTGGAGGTCGACACGGCTAATATACAGAATGGAGCGTCTAGCTCTTCGCCGACGACTCAGCCCACAGCAAATATCGTCCCTCAGAAAGAGTCTGTTTTTCTTCGATTGTCCAACAGGATCAAG attttagaACGAAACATGTCACTCAGCGGGCAATATTTGGAAGAGTTAAGCCGCCGCTACAAAAAACAAGTCGAAGAAATGCAGCGCTCATTGGAGCGCGCGGTGGCTGCTATGGGCGAGGAATCTCGAAAGGGCGAGGAGCGCGATGCGAAAAGAACGGAAGAGATCGCCGCTTTGAGGGAAGAAATCGTTATACTTTCCAAATCGGTCGAAACTCTCCTTTACGATCGGGACAGTTGGCGCAGTCGAATATCTGCGATCGTCCAGCATGCCTTGTTGATTTGTCTGGAAATTGTCGTCATTATCTTGATTCTTTCTTACTGTCGTCGAAGAGAAGATTTTGAAGAGGAAAAACTCGAAACGGACATGAGGAAGGACACCATGCGTCGAAAGAGCGCAGAGAACTTCAGTTCTCATGCCGCAGCGAAGAAAACGAAGAACCGGCGACCCAGCGAGATCGCGTCTCATATTAGTGGTACGTATGATGAGCTGATGATCGACGACCGACCCTATGAGACAAAAAAGGAGCGAAAGAAGAAGCGTAAGAAAGAAACAATTGCATCTGGTACTAGAGCAATAGTTAATCCTGATGCGAGACAAGAGGCGGTTCGTTACAAGAGTGTCTTGAACGTGATTCCTGGTGGTACAACGTTGCCGTCAAGAAGAGCCATAGATTCGTCCATAGATTCTCCACACTCCAAAGAGTCACAGGATGTGGCCGGCAAGAGGCCGGAATCCGCGCCCGAGGCCGCTGTCAGTTGGTTCGACGATCAAATAGAAAGAATAGAACGAATCGTGCAGCCTGCATCGGAAGATAAAGCCTACACAACGGAATCCAGAGCAAGTTCCGAACTCGGCCGTCAAATCGACGAACTCGGTGAGCCTAATACGTCGTCGGTAACTGTAGACAGGTTCTTCAAAAGATCAAGTTCGTATTTGAATACAGCTGAACGGAAGATCGAGCCATCAAAGAACGGCTCGTTCAGGGCTAGCAGTATTCTCAAGGGCGCGAGATTGAGCTCGCCGGGCTTTATGAAAACTGCCCTAGGTGCAAGAAGCAAAAGGAAACTCTCCACGAATTCCATCGAAAAATGGGAGTGGAGCCAAGATTCGGAGCATTCGAACGACAGGTCCTCGCAGTCCAGCCCCACGGACTTCAAGACGCTGTCGCAGATTGTCAGTGATCGTGCCAATGGTAGCGCAAATGGCTTGATCGAGGAGAGCGACGAGTCGAGTAGCGTTACCCCCATGTCGaccaagaaagaaaagagaagcaCTTTGAAGAAAATGGTGAGAAAGATTTTCTGA